A genome region from Oenanthe melanoleuca isolate GR-GAL-2019-014 chromosome 2, OMel1.0, whole genome shotgun sequence includes the following:
- the SGCE gene encoding epsilon-sarcoglycan isoform X13 yields the protein MRRRWCRQQQAEERGAMRCCAAGPWPHSALTTLLLTAFLLSSADGNNGTVNWTTKRAHSYVISRIKAVQKNGEISNDPITFNTNLMGYPDRPGWLRYIQRTPYSDGVLYGSPTVENVGKPTIIEITAYNRRTFETARHNLIINIMSAEDFPLPYQAEFFIRNMNVEEMLASEVLGDFLGAVKNVWQPERLNAINITSALDRGGRVPLPINDMKEGVYVMVGADVPFSSCLREVENPQNQLRCSQEMEPVITCDKKFRTQFHIDWCKISLVDNTKQVSTFQEVIRGEGILPDGGEYKPPSDTLKSRDYYSDFLITLAVPSAIALVLFLILAYIMCCRREGVEKRNMQTPDIQLVHHSAIQKSTKELRDMSKNREIAWPLSTLPVFHPVTGEIVPPLHTDSYGNTSMPLMQTQQ from the exons cttttttgCTAAGCTCTGCTGATGGCAATAATGGAACTGTTAACTGGACGACTAAGCGAGCCCACAGTTATGTTATCAGCAGAATAAAGGCTGTTCAGAAGAATG GTGAAATAAGTAATGATCCTATAACATTTAATACCAATTTAATGGGTTACCCTGACAGACCTGGATGGCTGCGCTATATACAAAGGACGCCATACAGTGATGGAGTGCTGTATGGCTCACCAACTGTAGAAAATGTGGGCAAGCCAACCATCATTGAG ATCACTGCATATAACAGGCGTACCTTTGAAACAGCAAGACACAATTTGATCATTAATATAATGTCAGCAGAAG ATTTTCCTTTACCGTATCAAGCGGAATTCTTCATAAGGAATATGAATGTAGAAGAAATGTTAGCAAGTGAAGTTCTGGGTGACTTCCTCGGAGCAGTGAAAAACGTATGGCAGCCAGAACGCTTGAATGCTATAAACATTACTTCAGCCCTTGACAGGGGAGGGAGAGTTCCACTTCCAATTAATGACATGAAAGAGGG TGTGTATGTGATGGTTGGGGCAGATGTTCCTTTCTCTTCATGTTTACGAGAAGTGGAGAACCCACAAAATCAGCTGAGATGCAGTCAAGAAATGGAGCCTGTAATAACCTGTGATAAAAAATTTCGTACTCAATTCCATATTGACTGGTGTAAAATCTCTCTG GTTGACAATACAAAACAAGTCTCCACCTTTCAGGAAGTGATTCGTGGAGAGGGAATATTACCTGATGGTGGAGAATACAAGCCACCTTCTGATACACTGAAAAGCAGAGACTATTACTCGGATTTCCTAATTACACTGGCAGTGCCCTCGGCAATAGCACTGGTGCTTTTTCTAATTCTTGCCTATATCATGTGCTGCCGACGGGAAGGAGT ggaaaagagaaacatgCAAACACCAGA CATCCAGTTGGTGCACCACAGTGCTATCCAGAAATCAACCAAAGAGCTCCGTGACATGTCCAAGAACAGGGAGATCGCGTGGCCGCTTTCCACGCTGCCCGTGTTTCACCCGGTGACGGGCGAGATCGTCCCGCCCCTGCACACCGACAGCTACGGCAACACCAGCATGCCTCTGATGCAGACACAGCA
- the SGCE gene encoding epsilon-sarcoglycan isoform X14, translating into MRRRWCRQQQAEERGAMRCCAAGPWPHSALTTLLLTVYTILSKVHSDRNVYPSAGVLFVHVLEREYFKGEFPPYPKPGEISNDPITFNTNLMGYPDRPGWLRYIQRTPYSDGVLYGSPTVENVGKPTIIEITAYNRRTFETARHNLIINIMSAEDFPLPYQAEFFIRNMNVEEMLASEVLGDFLGAVKNVWQPERLNAINITSALDRGGRVPLPINDMKEGVYVMVGADVPFSSCLREVENPQNQLRCSQEMEPVITCDKKFRTQFHIDWCKISLVDNTKQVSTFQEVIRGEGILPDGGEYKPPSDTLKSRDYYSDFLITLAVPSAIALVLFLILAYIMCCRREGVIQLVHHSAIQKSTKELRDMSKNREIAWPLSTLPVFHPVTGEIVPPLHTDSYGNTSMPLMQTQQ; encoded by the exons TGTACACAATTCTGTCTAAGGTGCACTCTGATCGGAATGTATACCCTTCTGCTGGAGTTCTGTTTGTTCATGTTTTGGAGAGAGAGTACTTTAAGGGGGAATTTCCTCCTTACCCAAAGCCTG GTGAAATAAGTAATGATCCTATAACATTTAATACCAATTTAATGGGTTACCCTGACAGACCTGGATGGCTGCGCTATATACAAAGGACGCCATACAGTGATGGAGTGCTGTATGGCTCACCAACTGTAGAAAATGTGGGCAAGCCAACCATCATTGAG ATCACTGCATATAACAGGCGTACCTTTGAAACAGCAAGACACAATTTGATCATTAATATAATGTCAGCAGAAG ATTTTCCTTTACCGTATCAAGCGGAATTCTTCATAAGGAATATGAATGTAGAAGAAATGTTAGCAAGTGAAGTTCTGGGTGACTTCCTCGGAGCAGTGAAAAACGTATGGCAGCCAGAACGCTTGAATGCTATAAACATTACTTCAGCCCTTGACAGGGGAGGGAGAGTTCCACTTCCAATTAATGACATGAAAGAGGG TGTGTATGTGATGGTTGGGGCAGATGTTCCTTTCTCTTCATGTTTACGAGAAGTGGAGAACCCACAAAATCAGCTGAGATGCAGTCAAGAAATGGAGCCTGTAATAACCTGTGATAAAAAATTTCGTACTCAATTCCATATTGACTGGTGTAAAATCTCTCTG GTTGACAATACAAAACAAGTCTCCACCTTTCAGGAAGTGATTCGTGGAGAGGGAATATTACCTGATGGTGGAGAATACAAGCCACCTTCTGATACACTGAAAAGCAGAGACTATTACTCGGATTTCCTAATTACACTGGCAGTGCCCTCGGCAATAGCACTGGTGCTTTTTCTAATTCTTGCCTATATCATGTGCTGCCGACGGGAAGGAGT CATCCAGTTGGTGCACCACAGTGCTATCCAGAAATCAACCAAAGAGCTCCGTGACATGTCCAAGAACAGGGAGATCGCGTGGCCGCTTTCCACGCTGCCCGTGTTTCACCCGGTGACGGGCGAGATCGTCCCGCCCCTGCACACCGACAGCTACGGCAACACCAGCATGCCTCTGATGCAGACACAGCA
- the SGCE gene encoding epsilon-sarcoglycan isoform X5: MRRRWCRQQQAEERGAMRCCAAGPWPHSALTTLLLTAFLLSSADGNNGTVNWTTKRAHSYVISRIKAVQKNVYTILSKVHSDRNVYPSAGVLFVHVLEREYFKGEFPPYPKPGEISNDPITFNTNLMGYPDRPGWLRYIQRTPYSDGVLYGSPTVENVGKPTIIEITAYNRRTFETARHNLIINIMSAEDFPLPYQAEFFIRNMNVEEMLASEVLGDFLGAVKNVWQPERLNAINITSALDRGGRVPLPINDMKEGVYVMVGADVPFSSCLREVENPQNQLRCSQEMEPVITCDKKFRTQFHIDWCKISLVDNTKQVSTFQEVIRGEGILPDGGEYKPPSDTLKSRDYYSDFLITLAVPSAIALVLFLILAYIMCCRREGVEKRNMQTPDIQLVHHSAIQKSTKELRDMSKNREIAWPLSTLPVFHPVTGEIVPPLHTDSYGNTSMPLMQTQQ, from the exons cttttttgCTAAGCTCTGCTGATGGCAATAATGGAACTGTTAACTGGACGACTAAGCGAGCCCACAGTTATGTTATCAGCAGAATAAAGGCTGTTCAGAAGAATG TGTACACAATTCTGTCTAAGGTGCACTCTGATCGGAATGTATACCCTTCTGCTGGAGTTCTGTTTGTTCATGTTTTGGAGAGAGAGTACTTTAAGGGGGAATTTCCTCCTTACCCAAAGCCTG GTGAAATAAGTAATGATCCTATAACATTTAATACCAATTTAATGGGTTACCCTGACAGACCTGGATGGCTGCGCTATATACAAAGGACGCCATACAGTGATGGAGTGCTGTATGGCTCACCAACTGTAGAAAATGTGGGCAAGCCAACCATCATTGAG ATCACTGCATATAACAGGCGTACCTTTGAAACAGCAAGACACAATTTGATCATTAATATAATGTCAGCAGAAG ATTTTCCTTTACCGTATCAAGCGGAATTCTTCATAAGGAATATGAATGTAGAAGAAATGTTAGCAAGTGAAGTTCTGGGTGACTTCCTCGGAGCAGTGAAAAACGTATGGCAGCCAGAACGCTTGAATGCTATAAACATTACTTCAGCCCTTGACAGGGGAGGGAGAGTTCCACTTCCAATTAATGACATGAAAGAGGG TGTGTATGTGATGGTTGGGGCAGATGTTCCTTTCTCTTCATGTTTACGAGAAGTGGAGAACCCACAAAATCAGCTGAGATGCAGTCAAGAAATGGAGCCTGTAATAACCTGTGATAAAAAATTTCGTACTCAATTCCATATTGACTGGTGTAAAATCTCTCTG GTTGACAATACAAAACAAGTCTCCACCTTTCAGGAAGTGATTCGTGGAGAGGGAATATTACCTGATGGTGGAGAATACAAGCCACCTTCTGATACACTGAAAAGCAGAGACTATTACTCGGATTTCCTAATTACACTGGCAGTGCCCTCGGCAATAGCACTGGTGCTTTTTCTAATTCTTGCCTATATCATGTGCTGCCGACGGGAAGGAGT ggaaaagagaaacatgCAAACACCAGA CATCCAGTTGGTGCACCACAGTGCTATCCAGAAATCAACCAAAGAGCTCCGTGACATGTCCAAGAACAGGGAGATCGCGTGGCCGCTTTCCACGCTGCCCGTGTTTCACCCGGTGACGGGCGAGATCGTCCCGCCCCTGCACACCGACAGCTACGGCAACACCAGCATGCCTCTGATGCAGACACAGCA